From one Jatrophihabitans sp. genomic stretch:
- the nudC gene encoding NAD(+) diphosphatase — protein MTADRGADRPARDPWAVPDVPILARSAHDRIAHRRTDEDWLAAVWKDPASRVLQLSRTGTTPVLSGGRALRFVAPAEAAPDGVRVLLGAAGGTVYLATLGDQDGAAPDWRGLRELATELTDLEVGLLTIAVALQAWHQSHRHCARCGAVTEVSKAGWSRTCPVDSSEHFPRTDPAVIVLVHDGAGRCVLARGPQWPAGRMSVLAGFVEAGESAEAAIVREVREEVGIQVCDVAYVASQPHPFPASLMLGYTARVTGDPRLVIDADEIVEAGWYTREEVRRTTDWGAEPVADAGSTSHPLPALRGLPGAMSIARQLINAWLLAED, from the coding sequence TTGACCGCTGATCGGGGTGCCGACCGGCCGGCGCGCGATCCCTGGGCGGTGCCGGACGTGCCGATCCTGGCGCGCTCGGCGCATGACCGGATCGCCCACCGCCGCACCGACGAGGACTGGCTGGCGGCCGTCTGGAAGGACCCGGCCAGCCGGGTGCTGCAGCTCTCGCGAACCGGAACCACGCCGGTGCTTTCCGGCGGCCGGGCGCTGCGGTTCGTCGCACCCGCCGAGGCCGCGCCCGACGGCGTCCGGGTGCTACTCGGCGCTGCCGGCGGCACGGTCTACCTCGCGACGCTCGGCGACCAGGACGGCGCCGCCCCGGACTGGCGGGGCCTGCGCGAGCTGGCCACCGAGCTGACCGACCTCGAGGTCGGGCTGCTCACCATCGCGGTGGCCCTGCAGGCCTGGCACCAGTCGCACCGGCACTGCGCGCGCTGCGGCGCGGTGACCGAGGTGAGCAAGGCGGGCTGGAGCAGGACCTGCCCGGTGGACTCCTCCGAGCACTTTCCGCGAACCGATCCCGCGGTGATCGTGCTGGTGCACGACGGCGCCGGCCGGTGCGTGCTGGCCCGGGGCCCGCAGTGGCCGGCCGGGCGCATGTCGGTGCTGGCCGGATTCGTCGAGGCGGGGGAGTCGGCGGAGGCCGCGATCGTCCGCGAGGTCCGTGAAGAGGTCGGCATCCAGGTGTGCGACGTCGCCTATGTGGCAAGCCAGCCGCATCCCTTTCCGGCCTCGTTGATGCTCGGTTACACCGCGCGGGTGACCGGGGACCCGCGGCTGGTGATCGACGCCGACGAGATTGTCGAGGCCGGCTGGTACACCCGCGAGGAAGTCCGCCGCACCACCGACTGGGGTGCTGAGCCGGTGGCCGACGCGGGCTCGACCTCGCACCCGCTGCCGGCGTTGCGCGGACTGCCCGGGGCGATGTCGATCG